A stretch of DNA from Candidatus Neomarinimicrobiota bacterium:
GAGACATATACGTCTTTGGACTGGTAAGCCTCCAGTAAATCACGATTCTGGGTCAGCATGACCAATCCCTCCAACCGTCCTGTGAGACTTTTGAGTAAATCGAAACTTTCTCCAGCATGACGTTGGCTGATCAGACGACAAAGATTGGAATAACCTGTGGTGTCTTTAACCAGCAGAACAGCCTTGCGCTTCCGGGCATCATCCAATGTTGCCCCAACAATCATATCCAGGCCACGCTCCAAAGTTGTCTGATAGAGGAAGATCATGCCATAGAGATTGTTGGTATCAGCGATGGCAAATTGGGTATAGCCCTTCTTGATCATGAAATCGCACAGATGTTTTGGAGAAAGGGTTCCCCTGAGCAAGGAGTAATGGCTGTGGACTTCGAGGGGGATCATGCTAATGGGGAATTTTGAATTCCAAGTGATTGTGGATGTATTGTTTGATTCTGTCGTGGGCATCAGGATTTCTAATGACATGGTCATAAAAACGTGATTGCCATGCAAACTCAGGATCTATCTGGTGGGCGTTTTTGGTGACGGCGGATTTGTATGAACGAATAATTGTCGACAATGAACCGGGTTTGGGTGAAATGGATGACATGTGCGCAGGTACAATGGTTTTTGATGGTTTGTTTGTAGTAGGGATGTTGCATGCAACATCCCTACAATCATTACCATCACCGATATCCACATGATCCATTTCACCCGTTTCATCTATGTCCCTGGGTTTATCAATGATTATAATCCCATGAATATGATCAGGCATAATCGTATATGCACCCAAACTGGTATGTTGAAAATGTTGCGGGATTTTCTGCCAATAATCCTGCGCAATCATCCCAATTTCAGATAAATGCATGATGTCATTTGTGATTTCACCAAAACAATGTTTCCGACCAGATGTGCAGATCGTCACAAAATATGCCGCGTTTTTGCGATAGTCCCATCCATGTAAACGGATTGTCTTTCTATCTGGTAATTGCATCATTCCCTGCTCCCAGTCATTGGAGTCCGCTATCAGGATGTGGCTGGATGGATCTTTGGTAGGCAATCAATTTTGGCCGCAAAGCATCGTAGCCACGCTCAAAGCGTTTTACCTCGGCCTCCTGCAGGTACTTGAGTTCCTTGGCAACCAGCAGCTGGGCATAAATCTCGTTCAGAGCCCCCAGGGCAACATCTACGGCGTGCTGACGGTCCTTGGTTGTGCGTCTAGAGGTTCCCTCAGCCAGAATAGCCGGGATACTCACAGCGGCTCGTTGAAGTTGGGCGGTCATACCCATACGTTCCTTATCCGGGAATTGTGAGGTAATGGTATAGATGTATTTGGCCATAAGTATTGCACGCTGGAAAACGTCCAGTCCCTTGAATGTTGCCACCCCTATGCCCTGACTGGGCTGTGTATGATATCGTTTCCAGTGCCCAGCACAACGGGCTCTGTGAGTCCAAACCGTATGACAGGGTACCCATGTCTCGCACGCAACTTGTCCATGGCCTGGTGTAAATCGCCATGTTTGGCAGCGTCAGGGTCAATCACCTTTGAAAAAAGGCTGATCTGTTGAGCAGCCTGTATGAGATTCTCAAAACCGATGGACAGATAGCGAACCCGAGTGCGTCGCTCAAAGAGTTGCTCAAAAATTTTCTGGGTATAATAAAACATGAGGTATTCTTTGTTGGTTGCTTCAGGCAGACGAACGGTGCGAGTTGCAATTTTGCTGTCGGAATAGCGGCAAAAGATACGAAAGCTGTTGACCTTCTTGTTCTTCTGACGCAAACGGGTGCAGCCACTCTCGATGAGATAATAGACAACCCCCATAATCAATTGATCATCGTTGCTATCCTCACTGAAGGTATACTCCTCTTTTATCTCCAGACGCTGTTCCGGGGGCATTACAGGGCTCAGATCAATACCCAGAGCCTTCTGATGCAAGGTCAGAGCATTTTTGCCAATGACCAAAATCAACTTATTGATGGGAACTGCTGCCAGCATGCCAATACTGGTCAGGTTCAACTCTTCCAGAAGTACCTGATCGGTGCTATGACCAATGCCAGGCAGCATCTTGAGTTCCAGGGGATCCAGAAAGGTGCGTTCGTTGCCAGGTAAAACATCAAAGAGCTCAGCATATTGACGGATGTAGCGTGCTGCCACAGATGAAACCAGCTTGTTGACAGAAATACCGATACTTGAAGTCAGCCGAAATGATTCACGGATATCCTTATGAATGCGATAAGCACTATCCTTGATGCGTCCCAGCAAACGTGTGGTGCCTGTCATATCAATGGCAACCTGTCCATAGCGGATGGGCTCAACATATGGTGAATAACGAGAAACCTGCCCCGTAATGGCGTTCATTGCACGCTGATACAGTTCAGGGTTGGAATCCACGACAATGAGGCGATGCTCCAGTTTGAGTGCCTGCCCCAGAAGCATACCCCTGTGGATACCTTCCTGGCGGGCCTCTTTGGAAGATGATAGCACAATGGCACGCCCTCCAGACCCAGATGCCACCACCACAGGTCGATCACGATAACTGCTGTGAACCGCCTGCTCCACTGTAGCCGGGAATGATGGAACTTCTATGTGTAGAACATCTTTCATTTTGGGTTGAAGGTCTTAAAGTCGAAAGTCTGAAGGTAGAAGACAGGAGTCAGGAGATAGGAGATAGAAGTCGGAATTTCCGGGGGAAATCCTGTTCCCAAACTCGAATATGTCTAACCGGCCATGCGGCTGTTAGTGGCGATCTCATAGTGAATCACAGGAGCTGCTGGACGGACAGGCCTGGTCTTTTTCTTCGGTGCAGGGACAGTGGCCAAAAGTCCAGCGACTCCATGGGATACTGAAGACAACACAGCTCTGGTTCTTCCCCGAGGACCACGAAACAGGCTGGAAACGGGCTGAGGTATTGAATTGTATCGCATATGTGATCCTTTTCGTTGGGGCTAAAGCCCCTTTTCATTTACGCTTTTTTAACCCCCGGCATAAATGCCGGGGTAATTGATTTCAGCCTTAGAAGACGGGTAATTGTGCAATAAGTACTTACCCCGTCCTTTAGGGCGGGGGCATAACGCTCAATTACGCAAGAGGGCTTTAGCCCAAACATCATGCCTGATACTGCCTTAACAGCCCTACAACAACACCCTTGAGGGCAAATTCATCATCTTCTGCTACCTGGATGGGCTGATACTGCCCGGAACTGTTGCAGGGACGCAGTGTGACGCCGCCAGGATGCAGGTCCAGCTTTTTGACTGTGGCCTCTCCATTGATGGTGGCAACTACAATCTGACCACTTTCAGCCTTGGGTTGAGGTTTTACAATAATGACATCACCATCTTCAATATTGGCATCCATCATGGAATCTCCACGAACCCGCAATGCAAAATTATTGGTTCCCTTGAGTAGGTAGCGCGGCACTTCCACAGGTTCAGGAATTTCAATGGCCTCAATGGGGATACCAGCAGTGACCTGTCCCAGAATATCCAGCACAACGGTCTCTCCTACCAGACCCGTGAGCCGAATATTGCGAGCAGCATTGCTCTTATCAAAAGCGATATAGCCCCTTTCGCGGAGGATATTCAGTTTCTTCTGGATGGAGAAATTGGAATTCAGTCCAAAGAACTCCCGTATCTCAGCAATAGTTGGCGCCATCTGGTGACTCTGAATGAACCGTGAGATATATTCGTAAAGTTCGCGTTGCTTTTTGGTTAGCATGCTCTCGCCCCATGGGTTACATCAACATATAAGCTCGAGCTTTGCGCCTCACTATGTCGCGTGGCAGGTGAAGGTTTAAGATAGCGGCGATTAATAGACCTCTCTACACGTGTGGCAGGAACTATTTCAACAAGATCAAAAACCTCTATGGCATGCTGGATCAATCGTTCCGCATGTTTAGATTTTCCATAACCCCGATTCATATATCCTCCACTTCTTGATTCACTATTCTTCATGGTTTTAATATAGGTGTACAAAAGGTGTATATCAAGCAAATGATGTAAATATATTACAAAATATTTGCTCATTGGGCATGAGGTTAGGTTTCAGGGTGAGGTGAATGAGCGTTTCCGGCATCACCTCACCCGCCATAGTGGGTAGGATCATAGTTTCGCCGCGATTATTATCTGAAGGATTCAGATAATAAAAAAACCTGCAAAAGGATGCAGGTTTTAAGTAAATCAGGTTAAGAGTTCTTTAGGGTCACGGCATATAGGATATCAATGCATATCTCTCGACTCAGGTCTACGCACCGCAGGTGCTTCGTCCCTGCTGGCCGCTCGAGATGACGAGCCAAGGATCCCTATAGGTTAAAGCTTATTTAAATTCGATGGAAACGATTCGTCCATTCATATCAAATACAGCAACACCATTGTCATAGAGCCAGACCTGGTTCTTTTCATCTACAATGTATCTCTCAATGGGATCTCCGTACTGACGATAGATGCGTTCCTGATCAGAACCTTTGATCAGTATGGGGGGTTGTGAATCTTTGCTGCTATCGACACTCGCAACAGGAAGCCCTTGTTCTTTCACCAGGGCCAGTTCCTGCTCCATGGCTTCCAGATTAAGGACAATAGAATCCAATTGAGCGACCATACCAGGTGGCATACCTTTGCCACTGGCATCAACCGCTTTTTTCAGGATCTTGATCTGCTTTACAATCACAGGAATCTGTTTGCCAAGCTTACTCTGATTCTTTTTGAGTGTGGCAACATCTTTTTCAAGGGCCTGGATTTTCTTGATGGCCATGGCCTGAAATTTCTCATTCTTATCAAAAAGAGTCTTGAGTTTTTGATCAACTTCCGTGTTGGCCGCATTGGAGGAACAATTCCACACAAACAGTGATATCAGAACAAGTGCTAAAATTATTTTCGGTGATCTCATCATTTTTCCCATCTTAATGAATGCATTAACTCTGGTCGGCTAAACCAAAATAGCTATAAATCCTGCAATGTCTCGATTTTTTTAATCAGCAATGCCCGACCTTCGTTGGTAGAAATATCGACGATAAAATCCTCATCCAGATTCTGGACCCACTCCAAGGCAGCCTCAAAGTTACCGGAAGCAAAGTTAGCAGAAGCCAGCATAAGCGTGATTTCAACATAATCAATACGCCAATTGTGGGAAAATTCGAATATAGGTCGAAACTCGATGAGCACTTCTCCCCTTGAAATAGCCCTGACATAATCGCTGGTTACATGATAACTCAAGGATACGCCAGCCAACATCTCAAACCGTACCTGACTGCTATCAATGGTGATCAGATCCAAACCATTGTTAAAGAAAACAATAGCCGTATCTGGCTTGTTAAATTCTACATAGCACCAGCCAGCACCATTATAAGCATCAATGTATTGGGGATCCATCTCCAGCGCGGTCAGGAAATGGGCCAGAGCTCTTTCAAACTCTCGATTTTCATACAAGGTCCAGCCATATTCTGTAAAGTCATCAACTTCGGGTTCGATTTTCTCACGACATCCAAAAAAACTTATAAGTAGGATCAGCGCAAACAACCATTTCATTTTATTCATTTCACACCTCCTACCTTAGAACCAGCATTTTGACAGTTTTCACATACCCCTTGCCTGTCATCAGTCGCGCAAAGTAAATACCACTACTTACCTGCTTACCCTGATCATCCAGACCATTCCAGGTTATGGAATAACTGCCAGGTTGCATTTGAGTTTCCATGAGATTGCGAACTTCCTGACCCCTGATATTGTAGATACTAAATGCAATATCCTGATTTAAACCATCCAGGAATCCAATATCAAAATCGATGGTGGTGGAAGGGTTAAATGGATTTGGATAGTTCTGCGACAACTGGCTCTTCTCAGGAACAATAATGGTCCTTGGTCCCAATTTGAAGGCACCCATTGATGCAGTCCAGGCACTGACCCTTTCACCATCAGACACTGACGCCAGCTCAACATAATCACCAGCTGTATCCAAGAGGTATATGGCTTGATCATTTGTCAGTGCAGGCATACTCACCAATACCGGTTCAGCAAGGACCACACCATCAGTAAGCACTTTATAACTGGCCCCATCATGGGCACTCAGCATTGAGTCCAAAACCGCAATTCGGGTTGATTTCACGGCACTGTTTGAGCTACCCTTCATCTCGAATTGTTCATCAGGGCTGCGTGCCAGCCAACCAGAACCACGTTTGATCAAACTCACGGTGAGACTTACCGTGATGGTTGTATCACCGACCCAGTTTGAAGCATGCACTTCAAAGGTATTGAGACCTTCCTGAGTGACTTCTACAAGTGCGACATAACTGAAAGTATCAACAGTTGTAAGCTCAACTTCCAGACCTGAATAAGTAACATCCAGCGAGTCAATCATACCCAGGCTATCCACAATCATCAATTCATAATACGAGGGGTATGCCCTGTTTTTATAAAATGCAATGACAGGTGTGGGAATATCGAAAATATCCACGGACACCCTGACCGTAATTGTATCCTGCAGTGGATCATTTGTCACAAGACGGAACTGACCACCATATCCACCTACAGTGAATGCAGATGGACTGATATTAAAAGCAATAACTGCACTGCTGTCATATTCGATGGTATCAGCCTCAATTGGCAGATTTATCCATGATGGTGCATCCAGCAATGACCATCGTAAATCGGTCAAGCCAAGATTGCTCATGGTAAATGAGGTGTCAATTTCTGTCATTCGTTCAATATTGACAGCGATGCTATCCGTGTTCAGCACTGCAAAGGCAGAGGATGTTGTCACATGGAAGGTATCAGCAATAGCTGATGTATCGGCTTGATCCAGTGCTCGGACAAACCACTCGATAGTACTGGATGGAAAATCCATGACTGAGACATCAACTGTGATCGTCGTATCTCCAGTTGCCAGCATGGTATCATAGCCGGTACCCT
This window harbors:
- a CDS encoding transposase, with the translated sequence MMQLPDRKTIRLHGWDYRKNAAYFVTICTSGRKHCFGEITNDIMHLSEIGMIAQDYWQKIPQHFQHTSLGAYTIMPDHIHGIIIIDKPRDIDETGEMDHVDIGDGNDCRDVACNIPTTNKPSKTIVPAHMSSISPKPGSLSTIIRSYKSAVTKNAHQIDPEFAWQSRFYDHVIRNPDAHDRIKQYIHNHLEFKIPH
- a CDS encoding tetratricopeptide repeat protein: MNKMKWLFALILLISFFGCREKIEPEVDDFTEYGWTLYENREFERALAHFLTALEMDPQYIDAYNGAGWCYVEFNKPDTAIVFFNNGLDLITIDSSQVRFEMLAGVSLSYHVTSDYVRAISRGEVLIEFRPIFEFSHNWRIDYVEITLMLASANFASGNFEAALEWVQNLDEDFIVDISTNEGRALLIKKIETLQDL
- a CDS encoding four helix bundle protein, translated to MATFKGLDVFQRAILMAKYIYTITSQFPDKERMGMTAQLQRAAVSIPAILAEGTSRRTTKDRQHAVDVALGALNEIYAQLLVAKELKYLQEAEVKRFERGYDALRPKLIAYQRSIQPHPDSGLQ
- the lexA gene encoding repressor LexA yields the protein MLTKKQRELYEYISRFIQSHQMAPTIAEIREFFGLNSNFSIQKKLNILRERGYIAFDKSNAARNIRLTGLVGETVVLDILGQVTAGIPIEAIEIPEPVEVPRYLLKGTNNFALRVRGDSMMDANIEDGDVIIVKPQPKAESGQIVVATINGEATVKKLDLHPGGVTLRPCNSSGQYQPIQVAEDDEFALKGVVVGLLRQYQA